The segment ATCAAGCAAACCAGCTTGACATTTTTACCAGGGTGTTGTTCATGGAGCGTTGCATTGCTGTGAAACAAAACGTGACAAATTTTGGAATGATTACTTATACCTGCCTCCATTCGGGGCACAAGTTGACATTTGTTCTCCCATAAAGTGACCCTAATGAGCAGAACAAGCATGAAACATGTGTGCCCCAACCCGAAACAGCAGTTCATTTATTGACGTTTTCAGCAAGCATTGCAAATAATGAGGCCAAGTCCATCTGGAGGAAAAAAATAAGCATGGTTATTCACCACCTGGAATATGTCGAACATTAATAGCTCTCATAATATCTTACAAGCGTGCATTCGTTATGgcgtttttagttatattgttcAATTTTATGTAGCGTCATCAATTTTAGCTCAAGAGAACAGCTTTAGGGTGTGTGTGTAGGGGTGATGAGTAGTCATAAAATGACTTCAAAGTTGGCAGGTCTGCAACTGATTTGGTCAACTTAATTGAGTAGTTTGGAGAAAACACATCTATAAGTGTCCTTGAAAGAGAGGATAGTGAATTCTGTAGGAAAAGTAATGCATCATCAGGGTATCAGATAGTGGAGTATCATATTTTTAGTTGAGAGAAGGGGTAGGCAATATGGCCTGAATTCCGTATTGCAAAATACATTGCAGCCAAGTTTtgcaaatataatataaatatacaatatattatttggcattTAAACGAAAGGTGGTTACACTGGCCCCTACAAAAAAGCcagagttaaaaaaacaaacaaaaaaaaccccagaaCACTATTTGtagttttgaaaacattttatatataaaatcatATACTGCACTCTACTGTTCTGATCAGGAATTTTTGCTGCTGATTCTGATAGGGTCACCTTTGGGGGAGTTAGGCTGACACCTATCACATGTACTAACTGCTATTTATTCATGGTATGTGCTTTTGACAGTGTAAAAATTTCAACACGGTATTTTTACATGCAGAAATCAATGGAACATTAATTAAATTGATAAATTAACATTTAACATAACTTTTACCTTTAAGTTAAGACTTGCGTTGGCAAAAAAGCGATAAACAGAGAGGGAGGAGGGGAGAGCCAAAAGAGCAGCACGTTCTTTCCTTTACAAAAAGGCTTTCACTCAAATCTTTCTTTTTTGCCCCGTAGTGGATAATTTGGAGCAGCTCTACATATCTGAAAAACAGTTGCACTTGTGTAGTTGTAATGAGTCCATGTTTAGAATAGTATCCACTATCTACTTGGTTCTGTGGTGGTAAATATGGGGAAAAAGAGAACAGTGTCTTTGTAAAAATACTTAGCTGTAAGTATGTTTGTGTAATAGGTATATTGTAATCTCTAGATAATATACATCAGGAGAACTAAGCATGTTGTAGATCATATTTTAATATTTCGTATTTATAGAATCTGAGCTACCCGACTCACAATATAATTGATTCTTGAGGTGCCGAAGATGACACACTCCTAGTAGCAGTGCACACCCAGCTGTGCATTTGGAGGTCTGGGTCAACCACGCTACCCTGTCTGATAATGCAATAGcacatttttacttttgttttgtactttcttgataacagtttttttttgtatcatCCTCAGATATTTTTAGAAGGATTTTTTCCAAAGCCAGGAGCAGACTACTCTTCTACAAGCACTTCTGTTCCAGATAAAACCTTCATATTCGTCAACAACCGGCCTGTCCACCAAAAAGACATAATTAAGGTacactttttcatgcaaaaaaatTAAGCTTTGAGTGTAATTCGTTCAAATAGCATTAGTTTTTAATTTATGACTGATGAATTGTTTGATTGGTCATCAGAAGCTACGTCAACACTACACTGCGCAGTACATGGAAGAGTCAGCACAAAGTCGATACCCAATTCTAATGCTTAAAATCACAGTTTCACCTTCTTCAGTGGATGTTAATCTAACACCTGATAAGACCCAGGTTCTTCTCCATGACAAGGTATTTGGGATAACTCTaaatttaaaacaacattttaaaatagtttttgttattttaagaaaaatacaatttgctttgtgtgcattaaaaaatatgtttCGGTTTTCTGTTTGCATTTAGGAAGCTTTGCTGATTGCATTGGAAGCTTTGCTAGTTTCTCTCTATCAGCCTGGAAGGGTCTCTCCAAAGGAGCGGTGCAGCTCTGAAACATTTCTTTCACCAACGCTTAAGACTGGAACTTTACAACTGAATGATGAGATTTTGAAAACGAGAAGTGCAACAAACAGTGTTGCTCCATTAGAGGCTGCAGCAAGTAGCAGTTTCAAAGATCCACTTAAACAGTGTGACGCTGCAGTGAATGAACATCTTTTACCACACAGACAGGCCTCAGACTGCAGCTCTTCCTCCTCTGTAGCGGAGGACTGGATTGTCAACCAAATTCCTGGTGGACTAGAGTCTAATTTCTTACTTAGTTGTGATGATGCAGCATATTTGCCAAGTTGTGAGGAAAATCCAGTATTAAGTGCAGACTCAAGTAAACCCCATATAGTAGCTGAAGACTGGTGCAGGGGCACAGCTTTTATAGACCCAGTATCAGGAGAACCTCTGCAACCCATTAAAATTCATTTACCTTTTGCGCTGAGTCACACTGACAAAGATAAGCTTAAGGCTCAGAGCAGCAACAACAAAAAGATGGTCAATGTTATAACAGAAAAGCGGACAGCTCTGACAGCTTTTGACCTGATCAGTAATCGTACAATGAAAACGCCACTGTCACCTGTCGCCCTTTTTGAGAAGGATACCCGAGTTGAGATTCTTAAAGAGAAACCTACTGCCAGCCTGCAGGAGATCAGCCTCGCTGTTAATGAGAGATGGAAAAATTCTGCTGAGCAAGACCGTAAGAAGTAAGTTCACGTTCTCTTTCTTTTTAATTTTCatcttttgtattgttttttcccCACTTCCTGATAGTAGAACTGAGAGATGTTTGGAATTTGACATTGAAAAggaaactgtacttttttgggaattttgcatatcattcacaatcaagAAAAGACAAGAACAAGTTTTCATTGTTTTCTTTCATGcatgctaaatattaaataaatgcgatcaataGTCTGCTTACAATGCAGCATATGGGTGTTGCTCTATTCTGCTTATAAAATACCTTTAAAGCATCCAAacatttaagtatatatgtaatgtagtaacgggcaaaTTACtaataaaatttaatatttacgtattttaataattttaagcatatgtggtgcaataattttaaaaaagcataaagtttaatttttttccctctacatcactgatttctgctcaaTGCAGACTTCATGACAGCCAACaatcataataaaacatcacttactgtgaaATGCCTATTGTCATTAGGATGGCGACTAATCTTGCTATAGTCCTATTTTTAAATGAAGAATGTCTttataatcctcgcaaagaaaagggGGGTGGACCAAAGCGCGTTTACGTGTCGTTATCACCATTCTGAGTCTAAATCGGCTGTCAATGTGTACCAACTTCTTGAAATACATCCTCGTTCtcctactatccaggtgaaaagcttgatttatgatctagaattaagtttgacgagcaaggaaacaAAGAAGCAGCTGATCAACATTGGCACGCAAGCTAGTTATCATGGCGGCaccataaatagtttgtctgcgttagtgcttatagtaatagcactaatacttggttgatattcaagtcatgaaatgtaaatggtctattgttggcgctttttggatgtttttttattgggttttataggCTGAATAGGAGACCTCCCATTAGCTCTACTTGTAGGCGGACTTTTATTCACAAGTtagattaaatttaaaaaatatacattcgtcgtcatgtttttcatactgataggcaaaattccaaaaaaaggcaGATCCCCTATAAATGGAAGTTATGATGATTTTCCTGTTTTCTGACCTATACTGTAAATGTTGTTAGAATGTTTAATACTTGTGATAAAAAGGAACTGCACCTTCAAAAAAATtgcccattgttcacaatcactataagaaacaaaaagactgatggattttttttaaaaagcattctaactcgtaaataaaagtctgcttaaaaTGGAGTCACCGGGAGGTCCTCTTTTGCGCTTATAgagccctctaaataaccatccaaaaactaccaacaatactccatttacatttaattaaatattagccaagtattagtgatattggtaTAACAAGTGCTAACACGGACTAACAATTTATAGCGGTGCAGTgatcacagagaggtaactaGCTTGTGTGGctgtgatgacatcatcagatggtgagctgctttctcagAGCTTGTGGAATTTTATTCTGGATTATAAATAATGTTTTTCACCTTAATAGTAGAAGGTTGAGcacataatccgacaagttggtcaactttgacagccaatttagacttgAAAATGGTTAAATAGACCCGAAATGCCGGTTCGTTCCACCCCCCTTTCTTCCTCCAAAATGGGAATACATCAACATCCTATCAGTTGGCATCCTAGTGACATTAGAAATTGTACAataggtgttttttttattttgtctgatGGCTTTCATGTCTGCACTGTGCAGTAATCAGTAGTGTTGTAGAAGGAAAAAGCAGACgctgtgatgcgttttttaaatgaatgaccTTATgcttaaaatttgaaaaatatgtaaatattactgcTCTATATAGGCAGAATAGggcggctcccataggctccattgtaagcggaaatttgattgcatttttttattagttaaaatgcatgaaaaaagaaatatatgtagtatatgttaatagtatgtgtgcttgtctttcagaaggattgtgaatgataggcaaaatttcgaaaaagtgtagttcccctttaatctcgaagcatcaaatcataaggttcatgtaTTTGTGCGCGAGCTTGCACACATTTTTTGAAGCCTCTGTATGATTCATTCTGATCTTTTATCGGTTCAATATCAGTATTGGCCAATACTGAAGGCTGCATTCTCTGTGTTtctgaagtgaaaaagttgtatcgggaaaCCCCTTATATGATTGCCTAAgtaatattttaacattcttaacttgtatacatttagaaaaaaaaacgttttaataaaacaaataagcaAAAAAAACTCCCACACCAAAGAGGTGTTAAAGTAAGGATATTCCTGAGGTGATCAAACTTCATTCTTAATTGCCGTAGATGTGccaaaaaagaataataaattgtGTACTAATGAACTGAGAATTTAGATACATTAACACAAACTATTCATgataatttgattaaaaatataatttgacagcacaaatatattaatattatattatgTGCATGTGCGCGTGTTCGTGCGTGTGCACCCCAAAACCgccaaatgatttgcaaatccttttcaacttacattcaattgaagagactgcaaatacaagatatttaatgttcgaaccaagaaactttttttttttttttgcaaacaatcattaacttagaatttaatggcagcaacacatggcaaGCAAGTTGGCACAGTGGCATTGTTACCACTCGTGTTACAAAACTCTGTAAACGTTTcggaactgagaagaccaatttttgaagcttttcaggtggaattctttcccattcttgcttgatgtacagcttaagttgttcaacagtttagGGTCTCCTTTATGGTATTTTAGGTTTcaaattgcgccacacattttcaatgggagatagttttggactacaggcaggcaagtctagtatccgcactcttttactatgaagtcacgctgttgtaacacgtggcttggcattgtcttcttGAAATAAACGTGGGCTTggaaggcaacatatgttgctccaaaacctgtatgtactttacacatctgtgaaggcaccattaatgctgaaagtttcccatgccttgggcactaatacaccaccttaccatcacagaggctggcttttgaactttgcgcctataacaatccggatggttcttttcttctttttttccagaggacacgatgtccatagtttccaaaaactatttgcaatgtggactcattagaccacagaacagttttccactttgcatctgtccatctttgATTAGctcggcccagcaaagccggcggcgtttttgggtgttgttgataatggctttcactttgcatactagagttttaactggcacttacatATTTAGGGacaaactgtggttactgacagtggttttctgaagtgttcttgaccacatgtggtgatatcctttacacgctgccgctttttgatgcagtaccgcctgaaggatcgaaggtctataatatcatcgcttacgtgcagtgatttctccagattctctgaaccttttgatgatactacagaccgtagatggtgaaatccctaatttctttgcaatagctcgttgagaaatgttgtatttaaactgttcgacaatttgctcacgcatttgttcacaaagtggtgaccctcgcgctATCCATGTTtttgaatgaccgagcatttcatggaagccctatcatggcacccaactgttcccaattagcctgttcatctgtgggatgttccaaataagcatcaaattctaaatgagctaatgtttgcaaaaaataaagttttccagttcaaacgttaagtatcatATCTTTGCactccattcaattgaatagactgaaaaggatttgaaaatcattgtatatattataaaacCGTGATAGAGTGAAGCTGCATAATTGGACGTGCGAAGTGGCGAGGGACAGCTGAAATACATGTTATAGGTAATTTTTAAATAGCTGTTTAATACCCATGCAAAATGCGACCCAATTTTTTCTATTTGAGAATCACTCCTTTAGACTACAAACTAGTTGAGACAAAATTGTCACTGAGGTATAGTCTATATAAATTCCACACTATTAactgaatattattattactataaataATCTTGtctcacattttattttatttttttttagcatataatACTTTTAGACTGTTCTCATTGTAGCAAATGCAATAGTGTAGCTTGACAGGACAAATTGGTTTAATAGGAATTTATATTCTTACTTAAAAGTTAAATGCCTCGTGTTCATGTTCACACAGTTGTTTTTGTTCATCTAAAATTGAATGAGTGACACATAGTTGGCTAGTCAAGAACAGATTTGGCACTGAACAGATGGAGGTAATGAGTGTTAGAGTTGACCCTTGCCCCCCTCTGAGTCAAAGGATTTACATTAATGAAGGTAAGACAGGGATGGAgtcattttggggggaaaacaggaaacaaagtTAGTCTCAGAATCATCCACTATACAGTGAAATATTTATTCCTGCATGCTATTTTGTTTTTGATATTAGTGTTGCATTAATAAATtatatcaaaacaaaacatgtcaAAAAATATTGTTCATGACGAGTTCCACTATTCAAATAACTACATAAATGGTTATTTTGAAGTCTTCTTCTTTAATGAAATACAGTAGAAGAAAGGTCACTACCTGTCATCGGGAGAGGGTGCAAAACAAAAAAGCTCTGCTcttgttttgagtaaaattggAGCTTTCCTGACCCCTGACTGTCAGCACAGCGACAGGACAGCTTGCTAACATATCCGATTTAAACTCTGCTCAGCCGTAAGCACAGTTTTCTATAATAAGCAAAGTGTAGGTGCCACAAGCCGGGGGCTAACGAGTTAAAACGCAAGCTCAAAGCGGTAGCCGAGCAACTCGAAGCTATTCAGCGATCAGGCCGTTTAAGTTTGGACAAATTTCAAGGCATTCTGATCACACAAAGTGATCCTAAGACAGACTGACATGGTGCAATGTACAATAATTATTGAACTAACAAGTAAGCTGCTAGCCATCAAAGCTAACCACACCTGTAGCTTTCAGTAGGCTGCTTAGCAACTATGAAACGCACACTAAGGAACAAAACTCCCCGCCCAAAACGCCTGGGCTCACGAACAAATTTCAGGAAACCGATGACCCGAATATGACAATGTTGGTTAACATAATACAAAACCTACAATTAGGTATCAGAGGTCTACAATCATGTGGAGATGGTCAATCATTAGATATTAGATGTCTACAATCAAATATAGAAAGTCTACATGCACAGAATAACGGAGATAAATTATTTCTGTGATGATATAAGGAACATTAAACATTAACATTCTCACAGAGGACAGCAGACATAAGTCCTGCAAAAAAAACTGCAGCATTATCAATAGCATCGTTGTTGTTGTCTAAGCGTTTTGAACTTTCACAACACGCTTATTGATAaaagttttacttttttttttgataatacAACAAGTGGTCTGCTAATAACTGACATCAGTGATCATCTACCCGTTTTCACAACCTATGACGGAAACTACAGGGAAAAGAACATGGATAACAAAAGGACACTTTGAAGACTAAGCACAGAGAAAACTATCAATGCTATCAATGATTTTAAGAATGATCTGACAGAACAAAGTTTTGAATGTGTACAGTGACAATTATGTATATAAACCTTTTTTAATGCTTTCATGATGCTTTAtaacaaacattgtccatggaaacaactTTAGTTAGAAACAATCAACTCTGGATGACAAAGGGACCCAAAAATGCTTttaacaataaaaatacattgcgtgggttccctccgggtactccagcttcctcccatcttcaaaaacatgcacctggggataggttgattggcaacactaaattggcccgagggtgtgaatgtgagtgtgaatgttgtctgtctatccgtgttggccctgcgatgagaaggcgacttgtccagtgtgtaccccgccttccacccgaatgcagctgagataggctctagcaccccccgcgtccccgaaagggacaagctgttgaaaatggatggatgtatataactTAGATCTATATCTTAGAACAAAGATCTATAAATCCAGAAAATAAGTACAAACATAGAAGAAAAAGCTAACCAGCGTCTAAGAATATGAAGGAACGAATATTACAGCTAAGACTGCACTCAACTGATTAGAAAGTGAAATTTATAtggaattgattaaaaaaaagcttaTTAGATAGATTTTAGAACATTCAACGCACAACAGCAACCTATCATTTAAAACAGGCGAATTCACAAACAAAATGAAAGTAGCAAAAGTTATACCAATTTATAAGCCTGGAGACAAATTGAAAAATTGTTTTACAACAAGTGTAACACTCACAGACAGCCATTACGAATACACAGCTAAAATTTCAAAATCAATGGCATTCATCACAATAACAGCAGGGATTGCTAATGCAATAGGTGGTAAACAGTGTGAAGCTGCAGTGTTTACGGACCTAACCAAAGTATTTAACATAATTAACCATAATATCTTGACAAACAAATTAAAACAGTATAGCATTGGAGGGGCGGTCATGAACTGCGTAAGAAGCGACTTCACCAATAAGGAGCAATATGTGAAGCCAGGTGAACATACCTCTACATTGCCAATTATATCTTGCAGCATTCCCCGGATATttatactgggaccaaaattgttcaatctctttattaacGACATTTGTTAAATTACAATACACTTAAAGTTGGTACTATTTGCAGACGATAGGACTGTATTTTGTTCAGAAGAGAACATGCAGAAGCTAACACAAATAACAGAAGACATTAACACATTAAAGAGAtgattgacaaaaacagactatacttgactcagtaaaactaaaataacacTATTCCGTAACAGCAAAAGAGAAAGTCTAGCACAAATACAGAATGACAAAGTAGACAttaaaagggtaaaataaataaaatttttgggtgtgataaTAGATCATAAAATTAACTGTAAATGtcatatactgtaaaaaaaaaaaatatatacaacataaGCTACTATTGCGGGAAACACTTAAATAATgatgaaataaatataaatattttccggactaaaaatcactccatattctctaccgctcaatagtgttaccatatctaaattattatgtagaaatatgaggaaataactacaaaaagtATGCTTCATTcgctaaccgtgttacaaaagagGTCGAAAAGAATAATATTTAATGCTGGCTATCAAGAACATTCaattcctttatttattgaatcaaaaatgttgaaattcaattatttggtgcttttgcaaacagctaaagttATGCTCaatgcaaactataacctgctacccaaaaatgtacaacaattattctcaaaaaaATTCTGAAAAATATAACTTTAGGAAAAAATGTAACTTATAAcatgtgtatgcatgtacaacattaAAGACTTTAAGTACATCACTATGTTGAATTGAATTATAAAATGGATCAAGCAAAGAATTAAACTaatatgtactaatatgatccagtttaagaaactaaACTCATTCATTCTGATTTCGTATCggatcaatatcggtatcggccaatactgaaGGCTTCAATCTTTGTGTTGTAAccaaagtgaaaaagttgtatcgggacatacATAATGTAGcctataatataatattatagtaAAATAGAATCttaatattttaacattcttagctgatatacagtacatgtggaAAAATAAACACTTAACTTTTTAAcgattaaagaaaaaaacagacgTGTCAAAGTAACAAGCGATTCAACTGAAGTGATTCAACTTCATTCCTAACTACAGTATAAGTGCCTAAAAATAAGTTGTATGCAGAGTAAAACTTCCAAATGATATATTTTGTACTGATTGACTTTGGCCAGTGACACTGCTGCAAAAGATAAAATATGTACCACTTCTTGCAATTTAAATATATTCGCACAAACTGTTTATATAATTGAATAATAGGGTGTTATTTTAAGTCTTAATGCTTAAGATATAAAGATTTATGGAAATGGGTTGTTAAAAAAACACGCTGTGGAAAGCACTCTGACTATTGTAAttataaacacaaaaaaatgacaaataaTCATATTTAATCATCTGTGATATTTTTAGGAGACAGCAGCCATGCCAATTAAGACAATATGTATCATGGCATAAAATGAGATAAGTTAAAAAAAGAAGTAATTTTACTCTCGCACACGGTGTGAAAAGTGCTTGTAGAAATATCTTAAATATGGATGTTCATCATTACTAGTGTTGTGGATGTCTGAACTCTACAGGTATGAGGAGAAAGCAAAAAAACACCTGGAAAACCACAAGCGCACCTGCACCGCCAAACTGGCAGACAGTGAAATCCTGAAAGAGCGGATGAGCTACAAACGCAAGGCTTCACTCTCAAACCAACAGCTGCTAGACGAGCTCTTCTCTGCAAAGCCCCAAAAGAAGCAGAAGAGTCTAACGCCAAAACCTTCCAGGCCCTTCCCCTGTTGCATGTCAAGCCTGCGGTTGCGGCTTCAGCGCCTCTCATCCAAGATTGGGGCAGCACCACAGGGTCTCCGTCTTGTAGCCCGGCTGGCCTCTCAGAGTGCCTGGGTTATTTTATGTGGTCAGAGGCTCATGTTGTTAAACCCATTTCGGGTGCAGGAGACCCTGCTGTTTAAGAGACTCCTACAGAATAATATACTGCCAGCAGTCACTCTGCAGAATACTATACATATAACAGAAGGGTAATATATCACTCACTTCTCACTAGCAATTAACCAAACCTAAATTATTGTCAATGCTTTTAGTACAGCTATTTCAAACAGGAGTAATACATCGTAATCCTAGATCGTATTGTGCCACATTGCATCTACATAGCTGAATATAAACTGAATGCATTGTCTCATCTGCAGAAGTTTAGGGGGGACAGAGTACATTGAGACTTTATGCAACATGGAGAAACAAAACCCAGACCTGAACGGTGGGATGTTCATCTCTGACCCAAGACTTGTGGCCAATGGGTTTAAAGTCAGACTCACTCCAGGTAAAATCTTTTAAATATATACCTTGCTATATTTCTCAGCTAGGCCATATGACTGTAC is part of the Nerophis ophidion isolate RoL-2023_Sa linkage group LG13, RoL_Noph_v1.0, whole genome shotgun sequence genome and harbors:
- the pms1 gene encoding PMS1 protein homolog 1 isoform X2, whose translation is MKQLPPDTVRLLSSSQVITSVTNVVKELLENSLDAGASTIDVKLDNYGLDRIEIRDNGHGIKAADSSVMAVKHFTSKIQSHEDLEHLETYGFRGEALGSICAVAEVAITTKTEDDHISTQYVLNFQGHILSQKPSHIGQGTTVCALKLFKNLPVRRQYFSTAKRCKDELKKVQDLMMAFAIIKPDLRLTLIHNKVVLWQKAKVANYRSALLAVLGSSAVVNLLPCHHRQEEPEIFLEGFFPKPGADYSSTSTSVPDKTFIFVNNRPVHQKDIIKKLRQHYTAQYMEESAQSRYPILMLKITVSPSSVDVNLTPDKTQVLLHDKEALLIALEALLVSLYQPGRVSPKERCSSETFLSPTLKTGTLQLNDEILKTRSATNSVAPLEAAASSSFKDPLKQCDAAVNEHLLPHRQASDCSSSSSVAEDWIVNQIPGGLESNFLLSCDDAAYLPSCEENPVLSADSSKPHIVAEDWCRGTAFIDPVSGEPLQPIKIHLPFALSHTDKDKLKAQSSNNKKMVNVITEKRTALTAFDLISNRTMKTPLSPVALFEKDTRVEILKEKPTASLQEISLAVNERWKNSAEQDRKKYEEKAKKHLENHKRTCTAKLADSEILKERMSYKRKASLSNQQLLDELFSAKPQKKQKSLTPKPSRPFPCCMSSLRLRLQRLSSKIGAAPQGLRLVARLASQSAWVILCGQRLMLLNPFRVQETLLFKRLLQNNILPAVTLQNTIHITEGSLGGTEYIETLCNMEKQNPDLNGGMFISDPRLVANGFKVRLTPVVTPPERHLEVTALADCVPFLGVEDLREIMTAVHHRKAKTVQECRPLKVSNYLQSEAVRLARQMPSHLSREDVEDILRRMEQQLGEDNHICFHGRPFLQLLCEIPHTDQEIKSLLKPLGL
- the pms1 gene encoding PMS1 protein homolog 1 isoform X5, yielding MMAFAIIKPDLRLTLIHNKVVLWQKAKVANYRSALLAVLGSSAVVNLLPCHHRQEEPEIFLEGFFPKPGADYSSTSTSVPDKTFIFVNNRPVHQKDIIKKLRQHYTAQYMEESAQSRYPILMLKITVSPSSVDVNLTPDKTQVLLHDKEALLIALEALLVSLYQPGRVSPKERCSSETFLSPTLKTGTLQLNDEILKTRSATNSVAPLEAAASSSFKDPLKQCDAAVNEHLLPHRQASDCSSSSSVAEDWIVNQIPGGLESNFLLSCDDAAYLPSCEENPVLSADSSKPHIVAEDWCRGTAFIDPVSGEPLQPIKIHLPFALSHTDKDKLKAQSSNNKKMVNVITEKRTALTAFDLISNRTMKTPLSPVALFEKDTRVEILKEKPTASLQEISLAVNERWKNSAEQDRKKYEEKAKKHLENHKRTCTAKLADSEILKERMSYKRKASLSNQQLLDELFSAKPQKKQKSLTPKPSRPFPCCMSSLRLRLQRLSSKIGAAPQGLRLVARLASQSAWVILCGQRLMLLNPFRVQETLLFKRLLQNNILPAVTLQNTIHITEGSLGGTEYIETLCNMEKQNPDLNGGMFISDPRLVANGFKVRLTPVVTPPERHLEVTALADCVPFLGVEDLREIMTAVHHRKAKTVQECRPLKVSNYLQSEAVRLARQMPSHLSREDVEDILRRMEQQLAGQTGSYRRPQSAKKKRPSHRSAQYCSAYQKNSVFLMVSLLLGCVCLRSFIVESDSLDIFSSYLTVFLLV
- the pms1 gene encoding PMS1 protein homolog 1 isoform X3, whose protein sequence is MAVKHFTSKIQSHEDLEHLETYGFRGEALGSICAVAEVAITTKTEDDHISTQYVLNFQGHILSQKPSHIGQGTTVCALKLFKNLPVRRQYFSTAKRCKDELKKVQDLMMAFAIIKPDLRLTLIHNKVVLWQKAKVANYRSALLAVLGSSAVVNLLPCHHRQEEPEIFLEGFFPKPGADYSSTSTSVPDKTFIFVNNRPVHQKDIIKKLRQHYTAQYMEESAQSRYPILMLKITVSPSSVDVNLTPDKTQVLLHDKEALLIALEALLVSLYQPGRVSPKERCSSETFLSPTLKTGTLQLNDEILKTRSATNSVAPLEAAASSSFKDPLKQCDAAVNEHLLPHRQASDCSSSSSVAEDWIVNQIPGGLESNFLLSCDDAAYLPSCEENPVLSADSSKPHIVAEDWCRGTAFIDPVSGEPLQPIKIHLPFALSHTDKDKLKAQSSNNKKMVNVITEKRTALTAFDLISNRTMKTPLSPVALFEKDTRVEILKEKPTASLQEISLAVNERWKNSAEQDRKKYEEKAKKHLENHKRTCTAKLADSEILKERMSYKRKASLSNQQLLDELFSAKPQKKQKSLTPKPSRPFPCCMSSLRLRLQRLSSKIGAAPQGLRLVARLASQSAWVILCGQRLMLLNPFRVQETLLFKRLLQNNILPAVTLQNTIHITEGSLGGTEYIETLCNMEKQNPDLNGGMFISDPRLVANGFKVRLTPVVTPPERHLEVTALADCVPFLGVEDLREIMTAVHHRKAKTVQECRPLKVSNYLQSEAVRLARQMPSHLSREDVEDILRRMEQQLAGQTGSYRRPQSAKKKRPSHRSAQYCSAYQKNSVFLMVSLLLGCVCLRSFIVESDSLDIFSSYLTVFLLV
- the pms1 gene encoding PMS1 protein homolog 1 isoform X4, which translates into the protein MKQLPPDTVRLLSSSQVITSVTNVVKELLENSLDAGASTIDVKLDNYGLDRIEIRDNGHGIKAADSSVMAVKHFTSKIQSHEDLEHLETYGFRGEALGSICAVAEVAITTKTEDDHISTQYVLNFQGHILSQKPSHIGQGTTVCALKLFKNLPVRRQYFSTAKRCKDELKKVQDLMMAFAIIKPDLRLTLIHNKVVLWQKAKVANYRSALLAVLGSSAVVNLLPCHHRQEEPEIFLEGFFPKPGADYSSTSTSVPDKTFIFVNNRPVHQKDIIKKLRQHYTAQYMEESAQSRYPILMLKITVSPSSVDVNLTPDKTQVLLHDKEALLIALEALLVSLYQPGRVSPKERCSSETFLSPTLKTGTLQLNDEILKTRSATNSVAPLEAAASSSFKDPLKQCDAAVNEHLLPHRQASDCSSSSSVAEDWIVNQIPGGLESNFLLSCDDAAYLPSCEENPVLSADSSKPHIVAEDWCRGTAFIDPVSGEPLQPIKIHLPFALSHTDKDKLKAQSSNNKKMVNVITEKRTALTAFDLISNRTMKTPLSPVALFEKDTRVEILKEKPTASLQEISLAVNERWKNSAEQDRKKSLGGTEYIETLCNMEKQNPDLNGGMFISDPRLVANGFKVRLTPVVTPPERHLEVTALADCVPFLGVEDLREIMTAVHHRKAKTVQECRPLKVSNYLQSEAVRLARQMPSHLSREDVEDILRRMEQQLAGQTGSYRRPQSAKKKRPSHRSAQYCSAYQKNSVFLMVSLLLGCVCLRSFIVESDSLDIFSSYLTVFLLV